From the Salarias fasciatus chromosome 16, fSalaFa1.1, whole genome shotgun sequence genome, one window contains:
- the LOC115403383 gene encoding collagen alpha-3(VI) chain-like, which yields MREFVEREVEKLNVGDNKDRVSVVQYSRDAEVHFYLNTYNTKEDVVDSIRGLRHRGGRPLNTGAALQYVRDNVFTNSSGSRRTQGVPQMLILLTGGRSSDNVDSPASALKQQGIFVTGIGTRGSDSGELQKISYEPEYALSVSDFNDLPSVQEQLSTVLSKVVVRATPLTPTVTVVRGAPGRDVVFLLDGSDGTRTGFPAMRDFVERVVQTLSVDDNKDRVSVVQYSRDPAVQFYLNTYPTKSQILDTVRGLRHKGGRPLNTGAALQYLRDNVFTASAGSRRLDGVPQLLILLNGGRSFDSVDAPASALKQLGVSTFAIGTRGSDSRELQRISQDPSRALAVSDFTDLPDVQQQLQTLVESVATDVLPGAPTAPADTAKRDIVFLWMVLMAQGMASLPCASLLSERWRN from the exons ATGCGCGAGTTTGTTGAGCGAGAGGTGGAGAAACTGAATGTGGGAGACAACAAGGACCGTGTCTCTGTGGTGCAGTACAGCCGAGACGCGGAGGTCCATTTCTATCTGAACACATACAACACAAAAGAGGATGTTGTTGATTCCATCAGAGGgctcagacacagaggaggaagaccccTGAACACCGGGGCCGCCCTCCAGTATGTCAGGGACAACGTCTTTACTAACTCCTCAGGGAGCAGGCGTACGCAAGGTGTTCCACAAATGTTGATCCTGCTGACCGGGGGACGGTCCTCTGACAATGTCGACAGCCCAGCCTCTGCCCTCAAGCAGCAGGGCATCTTTGTCACGGGCATTGGCACCAGGGGCTCTGACAGTGGAGAGCTGCAGAAGATATCGTATGAACCGGAGTATGCTCTGTCAGTGTCGGACTTCAACGACCTCCCCAGTGTCCAGGAACAGCTGTCCACTGTCTTGAGCAAAGTTGTAGTGAGGGCCACGCCCTTGACACCAACGGTGACCG TGGTGAGAGGAGCACCAGGAAGGGATGTTGTGTTCTTGCTGGATGGCTCTGACGGTACTAGAACTGGATTCCCAGCTATGCGAGACTTTGTTGAAAGAGTAGTGCAGACACTCAGTGTGGATGACAACAAAGACCGCGTGTCAGTGGTTCAGTACAGCAGAGACCCAGCTGTCCAGTTCTACCTGAACACGTATCCAACAAAGAGCCAGATCCTTGACACCGTCAGAGGTTTGAGGCACAAAGGCGGACGACCGCTCAACACTGGAGCCGCTCTGCAGTACTTGAGGGATAACGTCTTCACGGCCTCTGCTGGAAGCAGGCGCCTGGACGGCGTTCCACAGCTCCTGATTCTGCTGAATGGCGGCAGGTCGTTTGACAGTGTGGATGCGCCAGCCTCTGCCCTCAAACAGTTGGGCGTGTCCACCTTTGCAATCGGAACCAGGGGCTCTGATAGCAGAGAACTGCAGAGGATATCTCAGGACCCAAGTCGTgctctggctgtgtctgacttTACTGACCTCCCCGATGTCCAACAGCAACTGCAGACTTTGGTGGAGTCTGTGGCAACGGACGTCCTCCCAGGAGCACCAACTGCACCTG CTGACACTGCCAAAAGGGACATTGTATTCCTCTGGATGGTTCTGATGGCTCAAGGAATGGCTTCCCTGCCATGCGCGAGTTTGTTGAGCGAGAGGTGGAGAAACTGA